Below is a genomic region from Delftia tsuruhatensis.
AAATATTTATGCCATGTATTACAACAGCAGGGATCATGGCGGCCTTTCCACTGTAACACTGCACTTCCCCGAAAGAACCTTCAACAACAAGCTGGAACTCGTGGCGGAAAGATTTATAGGAATCCTGTCACCCTCCTATGGATTCAGATGCTGCACAGGAGATGCTGCCAAAGGGGTCTCCTATCATTTGTCATCGACAATTTTCAAGAATGAAAGAGGGAATTTTTCGGCATATATTTCAGGGACTGAAGTCATCAGGAGCCCCAGAATGATCTATCCGATAAACTACTTCTCCGAGAACCAGCTGTCTCAGAAAGCAGGCGGCCTGCCGTTGAGAGATTTCATTTTCAACAGCTTTGGCAATGATATGCTGAAGAAGGTCGGCGGCTCCGTCTACAGGATGGATGTCGATGCGCAAGACCTGCCTAGAATCAATGATGTCTTTGGCGCCGCAGGGTTCTTGATATCCTGGATCGAGCCAAGGAAGAAGAAATGACTTCAAGGAGTTGATTTTGAAGCCTCAAGATATCTTCAACAAGAGACCTCAAGCTCTTGGCAATGTCGAAACGCTGATAGGGTCCAAGGAGTGCAATTATTCTCCGATCATCGAGTAATATTTCATGAAAGAAGATCTGCTGGATAGAGTTGCCGACTACCTATCACAATATCAATACTCCTTGCTACCCAACACCCCTGAGGATATCAAATCTGCTGAAGCCGCCCTTGGATTTTCCTTTGAAGAAAGCTACAAGCTGTTTTTGGAGAATTTTGGCGGATGCTATGCCGGAATATCCATATATGGAATGCACAACAACGAGCTGCTGGAAAAAACCAGCATCGCCGAACTGACCAACGATTTCAAGGCAGGCCGGTGGCCTATTCAAGGGAATTATTGTGTCATCTCCATGGATGGATCAGGCAACCCGATCTATACCACTGAATCAGGAAAAATATTCCTCTTCGACCATGACAATGGAAAAGAGGAACTCCTGTTTTCCAGCTTCGAAGAGATGCTGGAATTCCATCTTGGGTAATCCCCTGCGCCAGCCGGCAACAGAACACAGAAGGCTGGCGCGCAGCAATCGTTCAGGATCTCCCAGCATCCATCCCATGAAAGAGGAAAGGCGTATATGCTTGACATGATTCAGCACATGGACAGAATTGAGGAATCACTATCCAATCTGAGCAAGAAAAACAAGGGGAAATTCGGATCCTGGTGCGTGGACTTCATATTCCGTCAGCCGGACATCACACAGGGATTCGACAGTCTGGAATCTCGCGAAATGTTCGACTTCATTCAGTCTTCCATTGATTTCATCCGGTCATCGAAAGATGACCCCTTCATTTTGGAAGAATACATATCAAAGGCAGATAGAATGGGGCTGGAAGATATCATGGAAGGTGGTGACGAGCTATTGGGCGCGCTCAGCAGCATGCTTGTCGGCTATCAGATCGATGATGCCCAGTACATCGCCAACTGCGCTGAAAGGGCACTGAACTACATGGATCATGCAAAGGCCCCTCCATCGTCCTCCCAGGAAGAATATCAATCAAGCATGCTGGAACTGGCCGATGCTCAAGTCAGGATGCTGGACCTTCTCCAGCAAGGCGCCACCATATCCGGCATCAAGGAATGACGGAAGATGCAAAAGACATTAATGCAGGGGACATGCTCGAGGCCTGCGTGGAAGGCTGGACAGATCTGGAAGATCCTCAGCGGATGGCCATTTCACATCCTCGGTCGGAACATTTCCTCGACAACCCAGATGAAGATCACCCGCCTCATACATCAAGACCCTGACCACCACCACAGAAGAAGCGATGGTGTCGAACTGGTGAAGGTGCCGGGCCTCGGCACCGGCAAGGTGTACTTTTTCTGCGACGAACATGACTCCATCTGGGAGAGGCCCGAGGATATCGGCTCCGCCAGAGGCATTCAGACAAGGAAATCCATGCACATCGAGTCCGCGGGCCTCGCGGAAATCTGCCGCGCGGGATATGGCGGTCTTGTCGATCTTTTCAAGCAGTTCGACACCCATACCAAGCGGGCAGAGTATCTGCCCCTGAAAAGCGGGTCGGACACGATGGCATTTTTCAGCGGCATCCTGTCAGCGACACCGATCCTGTTCTGCAACATCCGGAATTTCCATGACGAGAGGCTCTACTACGCCGCCCTGGACGGAAGCTCTGTCTGGAGATTTCCGGAGGATGTCCACTCCCCGGTACGGGCCATGCAGGGCCATGGCCTTGGCATCGTGCCTGCGCCTGTGCTCTCCATCTTCGAGAGCCATCTTGTCGACCATGTTTTCGGCATCAGGGAATACCTGAAACTGAAGGGAAGAATCCATGCCACCCGATCCATGGAATTCACGCAGGAACGCTGATCGCATGATGCCGCCAAGCCCGCCTGTCCGGCGCCACGCCCTGGTCCGGGGTTCTGAAAGCCGGTGGAGCCCTGCATGAATTTTCAGGATATCGTGAAGCGGCATCGATGCCCGCTTGTCAACGGGATATTTCTTGCCGATGGCGAGGTCTTCCTTCTTGCCTATGCAACCCCCGAAAATGCGGGCATCCAGGTGCTGGGACGAACCCGGCTGGACAGGCTGGATACCGAAGACACCGGCACCATTGAATTCGATTATCTTGGGCAGGCCTGCCGTGGCGGCCATCAGCTCCGGTTTGGCGAAGGCAGCTTCGGCGCGGACGGCGTGGCCGGCCTCTTTCTGGAGGGTGAATTGCGCTGGTTCCTGTTCCTGGACAACTGCAACCCTTTTTGCAGCGCACGCCTCGATGGAGATGCCGCCGTGCTTCACAGCACGAGTGGCGCCATTTTTTCAGTGCCACTCGTCGCCCCGCAATGCCTGAGGCTCATCCAGGGGCCTGTGTTTTCCTGAGGTACAGGGCCGGCATCCAGCGACATGGACCGGCGGCCCCGCAGGCCCGCCGCCGCCGTGCCTGCCGTGGCTTAGCGGTCAAACACCGCCTGCAGGTTCTTTTGCCCGGTCACTCCCGCCTGCAGCGCCAGCATCAGCAGGATCCGCGCCTTGGGCGCACGCAGGTCGTCCGCCATGACGGCGCCGGCCTCGAACGAGGTCTTGCCACCGCCCTCGAAGCCATAGCTGGGCATGACGCGGCCGTTGTGCACGCGTGTGCTGACGACCACGGGCACGTTCTTGCCGATGGCGTACCTGGCGGCGTCCAGCATGGCAACGTTCATGTTGCCCATGCCCAGGGCGTCGATGACGATGCCCTTGACGCCCCGGTCCACCGCCTGGCGCACGGCCTGGCCGTTGGCGCCGCCGTACATGGGGAAGATTTCGACCTCGGGCATGGTCTGGGCCTGGATGGGCAGGTGCTGCCGGCGCGCGGGGACGGAGGCAAAGCGGACGCGGTCCGGGTAGACCTCGCCGAGGAAGCCGAACTCGCCCGAGCGGAAGGTTTCCACGTTGGCCGTGTGCGTCTTGGTGACGTAGCGCGCGGCGTTGATCTGGTTGTTCATGGCCAGCATGGCGCCCTTGTCGCGGGCCTGGGGGTCCACGGCGATGCGCACGGCATTGAGCAGGTTGCGCGGGCCGTCGAAGTCCGAGACCGAGGCATTGCGCTGCGCGCCTATGAGCACGACGGGCTTGGGCGACTGCACGGTCAGGTCCAGCCAGAAGGCGGTTTCCTCCAGCGTGTCCGTGCCATGCGAGACGATGGCGCCGGCCACTTCGGGCCGGGCCAGCGCCGCCTGCACGGCCTGGGTCAGCTGCACCCAGCGGGCCGGGTCCATGTAGTCGGAGGGCACGTTGGACAGGTTGTTGACCTGGATGCGCGCGTACGTGCCCACGTCGGGCACGGTGGCCAGCAGGTCGTCGCCCGAGATCGCGGGCACGGGCGCGTTCTTCACCGGGTCGATCTTCATGGCGATGGTGCCGCCCGTGGCAATGAACTGGACCACGGGCTTGTCCTGGGCGGCGGCGTCGAGGGCGATCATGGGCAGGGTGCAGGCGGTGAACAGGGCGAGGGCGGTGCGGCGGAAGGCTTTCACGGGCGTTGTCTCCTTGTTGTGGTGTCAAGGAGCATGCTAACCATGACGTGCGGCCGTCCCGCGCTGCCGGCCCTGCGTGAAACCCTGATGGACAGGCCCGATCAGCGCGTATCGGCGCGTCAGAGCGCCAGGGCGGCCTCGATGTCCGTGGACAGCTTGGCCGGCGCATCCTGAGGCGCATAGCGGCGGATGACCTGGCCGTCGCGGCCCACGAGGAATTTGGTGAAGTTCCACTTGATGGCCTTGGTGCCCAGCACGCCCGGCGCCTCGGCCGTGAGCCAGCGGTACAGCGGATGGGCGTTGGCGCCGTTGACGTCGATCTTGCCCATGAGCGGAAAGCGCACGCCGAAGTTCAGGTCGCAGAAGCTGGCGATTTCCGATTCGCTGCCTTTCTCCTGCGCACCGAACTGGTTGCAGGGAAAGCCCAGCACCACCAGGCCGCGCTCGCCGTACTGCTCGTGCAAGGCCTGCAGCCCCGCGTACTGCGGCGTGAAGCCGCAGGCGCTGGCGGTGTTGACGATGAGCAGCACCTTGCCGCGGTAGTCCGACAGGGGCACGGCCTGGCCCGTGATGGACGTGGCCTCGAAGTCGTAGGCCGAACGGGGTGCGTCGGTGGCGGTCTCGGTCATGCGTGGCTCCCTGGGGATGGAGGGACCATGGTAGCGCAGCCCCCGAGGGACAGGCGCTGACGCGCTGTTCAGGCACGGTGACGGGAGCTTGTCTCACAGACAGCCCGCGCCCGTGGCCGTACCTTGGAGGGCCTGGGCGGACCGCAGCCCGCCCCGTTGCCCGCTGGCTGGCACCGACAGGCCGAAAAGGCGCCTTGCCCGCCGTCGTTTCTTCTCCCACGATCAAGAGACCACTATGCCCCGCACTTCCATCGCACCCCAATCCACCTCCTCCAATGGCCACCTGGCCCTGGATCTCAAGGGCCTGGAGGCCGCCAAGCGCAGCCTGGACGATGGCGCCGTGACGCCCCATTTCGGTCCCTGGCGCGAAGACATCATCAAGCTGCTGAATGACTCCCTGGCCACGGAGCTGGTCTGCGTGATGCGCTACAAGCGCCACCATTTCACGGCCGTGGGCCTGGCCTCGCCGGCGATCGCCGACGAATTCCTGGTGCATGCCAACGAGGAGATGGCCCATGCCGACAAGCTGGCCCAGCGCATCGTGCAACTGGGCGGGGAGCCCGACTTCAACCCGCAGACCCTGGCCCAGCGCAGCCATGCCGACTACAACGGCGAGACCGACCTGAAGGCCATGATCCGCACCAACCTGATCGCCGAGCGCGTGGCCATCGAGGCCTACAGCCAGATGATCGACCTGATCGGCGACAAGGACCCGACCACGCGCCGGCTGATCGAGTCCATCCTGGAGCAGGAGCAGGAGCATGCGGACGAGCTGTCCGACTGGCTGGAAAAGTAAGGGCTTCCCGTCCGCGCCCGCCGCCCCGACAATACCGGGGTTTGGCCCATAGGAAAGGCACCCCGCGCAAGCGGGGTGCCGCTTTTTTGGGCATTCTCTCGGCTTCGCGGAATGGTCCCGCCTCTTTCGGCCCCGATGTCCCGGCATCGGGGCCGTCTTGCAACATGCGCTTTTCTTTCCATGATCTGAAGCTGCCCGAGGCCCTGCGCGCGGCCTGGCACAGACTGCTGGGCAGCCGCATCGGCCAGCGCGTGGCCGCCCTGCCCTGGTGGCGCCGCTGGCCCACGCGGCGCGAATGGCTGCTGTTCGCGGCCGCCCTGCCGCTGCTGTTCGCGCTGTATGTGCTGCTGCTGATTCCGTTCACGCCCGGCATCCGCGACATCCGCAAGGCCAAGCTGGAGCAGCCGGCCCAGGTCATGAGCGCCGACGGCAGGCAGATCGCGCTGTTCAAGCGCAGCAACCGGCAATGGGTGAAGCTCGACGAGATATCGCCCTCGGTGATCAAGGCGCTGATCGCCACGGAAGACCACCGCTTCTACGAACACCACGGCATGGACTGGCGCCGCACGCTGGGCTCGGTGGTCCATACGCTGCGTGGTGACCCGCAGGGCGGCTCGACCCTCACCCAGCAGCTGGCGCGCAACCTCTACCCCACCGAGATCGGCCGCGCGCCCACGCTCAACCGCAAGCTCAAGGAGGCGATCACGGCCTTCAAGATCGAGGCGCTCTATACCAAGGACGAGATCCTGGAGACCTATCTGAACACCGTGCCCTTCCTGTACAACGCCTTCGGCATCGAGATGGCGGCACGCACCTATTTCGACAAGCCGGCCGCGCGGCTGACGGTGCTGGAAAGCGCCACGCTGGTGGGCATGCTCAAGGGCACGAGCTACTACAACCCCGTGCTCAACCCCGACCGCGCGCTGTACCGCCGCAACACGGTGCTGTCGCAGATGGTCAAGCGCGGGGTGCTGCGGCAGGCCGAGTTCGACCAACTCGGCAAGCGCCCGATGCGCATCGATTTCGAGCGCCAGGAGGAGCCGCAGGGCATGGCCCCGCACTTCGCGCAGCAGCTGCGCAAGTGGCTGATCGACTGGGCCGACCGCAACGACTACAACATCTACACCGACGGCCTGGTGGTGCACACCACCATCGACTCGCGCCTGCAGACCTGGGCCAACCAGGCCGTGGCGCGCCAGACGCGCACGCTGCAGGGCGTGGCCAACGGCGCCTGGAGCCAGCGCGACGGCTGGAACGCCGCCAACCCGCTGGTACAGCAGCTGGTGCGCGAAAGCCCCGCCTGGCGCGCCGCGCGCAAGCAGGCGGCCGGCAAGGACAGGGAAAAGGCCAGCGAGGAGGACACGCTCAAGGCCCTGCTGGCCGACAAGGCCTTCATGCGGCAGCTGCGCGAGGACAAGACCCGCGTGCAGGCCGGCCTGGTGGCTCTGGACCCGCGCAGCTCCGAGGTGCTGGCCTGGGTGGGCAGCCGCGACTTCACGCAGGACGCCTACGACCATGTGCAGCAGGCGCGGCGCCAGCCGGGATCGACCTTCAAGCCCTTCGTCTATGGCGCGGCCCTGCAGCAGGGCGCCAGCCCCGACGACAAGCGTGTGGACGGCCCCGTGGAAATCAAGCTGCCCGGCGGCGAGGTCTGGCGCCCCACCGACGCCACGCCCCCCACGGGCCGCGAGATGACGCTGCGCGATGCGCTGGCCTATTCCAAGAACACCATCACGGCCGAGGTCATGCAGTCCGTGGGCCCCGCCCGCGTGGCGCGCCTGGCACGCGCCCTGGGTGTGCGCCAGAGCCCGCTGGACGAAGTTCCCGCCTTGGCCCTGGGCAGCAGCCCCGTTTCGCTGCTGGAAATGGTCAACGCCTATGCCAGCCTGGCCCATGGCGGCCGCTGGCTGCCCCCGATGATGGTCACGCGCATCGAGGACGCCGACGGCAAGGTTCTCGCCGAATTCAGCCCGCCCAAGCCCGAGCGCGCACTGGACGAAGAGCACGCCTACGCCCTGGTGGACATGCTGCGGGCCGTGGTGGACAAGGGCACCGGCATGGCCGTGCGCCAGCGCTACGGCATACACGCCGACGTGGCCGGCAAGACCGGCACCACGCAGGGCAATGCCGACGGCTGGTTCATCCTCATGCACCCCGGGATCGTCGCCGGCGCCTGGGCCGGCTTCAACGATGCGCGCATCACCCTGCGCAGCGACCGCTGGGGCCAGGGTTCGCGCAGCGCCCTGCCCATGGTGGGCGACTTCATGTCGCGCGCCCTGCGCAGCCCCGTCATCGACGCCAAGGCCCGCTTCGAACCGCCCGAGCAGAACCACTGGTGGTCCGACATGGTGGGCCGCCTGCGCGACCGCATGCAGGGCTGGTGGCCCGACCGCCAGCCCCCCCGCCCAGCCCGAGCCACCGGCCACGCCGGACCCCGCTGCGACCCCGGAACCCGCCCCCGAGCCCGAACAGCCCCTGGGCCCGGGCCTGTCACCCGGCGAGGAAATCATCGAAAGCACCCCGCCCTGCCCGCCCCCAACGTCCCCTCACCCAGGGCACGCTGGGCCCCACGGACCAGCGCGCAGTGCAGGAAGCCCACCCCGCCCTGCCCGGCGGCGAAGACGCCCCCGCAGGCACCGGCGTGGTGATCACGCCGATCCAGCCCTGAGCCTGCTGGCTGCTGGCTGCTGGCTGCTGGCTGCTGGCTGCTGGCTGTTCCCCAGCCTTCCCCCTTCTGCCCAACGCAGGTCGCCCGTAGCGAAGCGAAGGGTCGTGGGCAGTGCGGGGCGCGCTTCTTTGCCTACTTTCTTGCCGCGCGGCAAGAAAGTCGGTCGGCCGCCGGGCCGAAACCCGGCTCCTGACCGCCGCAAAGGCAAGCAGCAAAAATCAGTCCAGAAGATCAGCCCAGATCAGGCAAGAAAACAGGTCACCGCGAAGTCCGCGTATGACTCACATTGGCATCCACCGTCCCAAACACCGTCACCCCACTGGCACTGGACGCCTGGCTCCCCGCCACATCCCCAGGCACCCCGCCCGCGCAACCAGCAAGACCCACACTCAAGGCCACCAGCGCCATCGCGGCCAGCCCACGCATGCCGTACTTCATCGCAATCTCCTTGAACTCCGGCACAACAGGCCGGCACGGCCCATGTTAGCCGTGCCACCCCGCCGCACCGTGAGCGAAGGTCATCAGGCTTCGAGATAGAGCGCAGCCAGCCGCTCGCGCGCGGCGCTGTCGATGCCCAGCGCATCGCGCAGATACGCTTCCATCCCGCCGAAGTCGGCCCGCACCATGTCGGTGGCGGCCGCCAGGTAGGACGCCTGCACGCGCCACAGCACGTCCATCACCTCGGCCGGCATGGGGGCGAAGGTGGTGGCCGGGCGCTGGTAGAGCTGGTTGGTGAGCAGGTAGTCCTGCATCACGGTGTCCTCGTCCACGCCCAGGGCCGTCAGCAGCAGGGCGGCGGCCCAGCCCGTGCGATCCTTGCCGGCCGTGCAGTGAAAGACCAGTGGATCCTGGCTGTCCAGCAGCAGCTGGAACAGCTGGGCGAAACGCGGGGCGTAGTCGTGCACGAAGCTGCGGTAGGTGTCCTGCATCAGCTCCTCGGCATGGGCGGCCGTGAGGTCGTTGCCTGCTGCAATCAGGGCGCTGGCGCGCTGCACCACCGTGGGCTCCACGATGAGTGCATGGCGCGCAATGCCCGGCCACTCGTAGGCCAGGTGGGCGCTTTCCATCTTGCCCCGGAAGTCCGCGCTGCGCGCGAGCTTCAGGCCCTGCAGCACGCCCAGGTCCGCCAGGCTGAGGCCGGCCAGGTGGTCGGCGCGGAACAGCGTGCGCCAGCGCACGCGCCGGCCATCCAGGCCCGCATAGCCGCCGAGGTCGCGGAAGTTGGAGGCGCCGTCCAGGCGGATGGAGCGCGAGGGCTCCGGGGAGGAAGCAGCGGCGGCGGCCGCTGCCGGGGTAGGCATTTCGGTATCCATGCCCGCTAGATTAGCCCAAGCATGTGTTGCGCCCGTGTCAGGCCTGCGACCCGCTACGGCAAGGTGTGCAAGCGGATCGCAGGATCAGGTCGGGGCAGGCGCCTTACGCCAGATGCTTGCCGACGATGCCGGCCAGCTCGAACATGTTCACGCTGTCCTTGCCGAAGACGGGGCGCAGCTTGTCATCGGCGCGGATGACGCGCTTGTCCTTGGGGTCCTGCAGGTTCTGGGCCTTGACGTAGTCCCAGAGCTTCTTGACCACTTCGGTGCGCGCCACCGTGCCTTCGCCGATGACGGCGGCCAGGGCCGCGCTGGGCTGCAACGTGCCGGCCGCCGGCTTGCGCGCGGTCTTGGTGGCCGTCTTGGCAGCCGTCTTCGTGGCGGCCTTCTTGGCGGCGGGCGCCTTCTTGGCTGGCGCGCTCCTGGCGGCCGCCGTCTTGCGCGGCGGGTACTTGCTGTCGCGCTGCTCGAACTCGAAGTTGACCTTGCCGGCGGCACCGTCCCAGACCAGGAAGGCCTTGAAGCTGCGGCGCGTGCGGTTGGAGACGAACTTGTCCAGCAGGTCGGTCTTGCCGGTCTGCAGCAGCTTGTGCATCTGCTCGCGCTCTATGGGCTGCTGCAGGATGATCTGGCCGCTCTTGAAGTCGCAGCTGGGCGTGGCCTGGGCCAGCGTGGGCACGGCCTTGGCGCAGACGTAGTTGCTGCCGTGCTCGTAGACCGGCGCGCCGCACTTGGGACAGGGGCCCAGCGGCTGCTGGCTGGCGAAATCGACGAGTTCGCCCGTCTCCTCGGAGGCCGCGTCGTCGCCGAAGTCGAATTCCAGCTTGTAGTTGCCCGCTTCCTCATCGCGCACGATGGCGACCTCGGCCACGAAGGGCCAGCCCGCCTTGGAGCGGAAGCCCTCCAGCGGACCCAGGCGGCGATCGCGCAGCAGTTGCTCGGCCTCGGCCGTCTCGAAGGTGCGGCCTGCCGGCGACTTGGTGAAGGAGAAGCCGCAGCCCGCGCCCTGGCCGTCGCTGCCGGTGCAGCCGTAGCGGCGGTAGTTCTCCTTGACCACGCCGCCGCAGTTGGGGCAAGGCGTGGACAGGGTGGCGTAGTCGCCGGGCACGGTGTCGCGGTCGTACTCCTTGGCCTTCTTGACCAGCTTTTCCGTCATGGACTGGATCTGCTGCATGAAGGCATCGCGCGAGAGCTGGCCCTTTTCCATCTGCGCCAGCTTGTATTCCCACTCGCCCGTGAGGTCGGCGCGCGAGAGTTCCTCCACGCCCAGGCCGCGCAGCAGCGTCATGAGCTGGAAGGCCTTGGCCGTGGGGATCAGCTCGCGGCCTTCGCGCAGCATGTACTTCTCGGTCAGCAGGCCTTCGATGATGGCCGCGCGCGTGGCAGGCGTGCCCAGGCCCTTTTCCTGCATGGCCTCGCGCAATTCGTCGTCCTCGACCTGCTTGCCCGCGCTTTCCATGGCGCCCAGCAGCGTGGCTTCGGAGTAGCGCGCGGGCGGCTTGGTCTTGAGGCCCTTGGGATCGACCTGGCCGGCGCGCGGCTGCTCGCCGGGCTGCACGGCGACCAGGGGCTGGCCCTTGTCGCCATCCTTGCCGCCCTCGACCTCGTTGGCCGCTTCCTTGCCGTAGATGGCCAGCCAGCCCGGCTTGACCAGCACCTTGCCTTCGGTCTTGAAGCTGTGCTGTTCCACCTTGCTGATGCGCGTGGTGACCTGGTATTCGGCACTGGGGAAGAACACGGCCATGAAGCGGCGCACGACGAGGTCGTAGAGCTTTTGCTCGGCCTCGGACAGTCCG
It encodes:
- a CDS encoding SMI1/KNR4 family protein → MKEDLLDRVADYLSQYQYSLLPNTPEDIKSAEAALGFSFEESYKLFLENFGGCYAGISIYGMHNNELLEKTSIAELTNDFKAGRWPIQGNYCVISMDGSGNPIYTTESGKIFLFDHDNGKEELLFSSFEEMLEFHLG
- a CDS encoding asparaginase, which codes for MKAFRRTALALFTACTLPMIALDAAAQDKPVVQFIATGGTIAMKIDPVKNAPVPAISGDDLLATVPDVGTYARIQVNNLSNVPSDYMDPARWVQLTQAVQAALARPEVAGAIVSHGTDTLEETAFWLDLTVQSPKPVVLIGAQRNASVSDFDGPRNLLNAVRIAVDPQARDKGAMLAMNNQINAARYVTKTHTANVETFRSGEFGFLGEVYPDRVRFASVPARRQHLPIQAQTMPEVEIFPMYGGANGQAVRQAVDRGVKGIVIDALGMGNMNVAMLDAARYAIGKNVPVVVSTRVHNGRVMPSYGFEGGGKTSFEAGAVMADDLRAPKARILLMLALQAGVTGQKNLQAVFDR
- a CDS encoding glutathione peroxidase, whose amino-acid sequence is MTETATDAPRSAYDFEATSITGQAVPLSDYRGKVLLIVNTASACGFTPQYAGLQALHEQYGERGLVVLGFPCNQFGAQEKGSESEIASFCDLNFGVRFPLMGKIDVNGANAHPLYRWLTAEAPGVLGTKAIKWNFTKFLVGRDGQVIRRYAPQDAPAKLSTDIEAALAL
- a CDS encoding ferritin-like domain-containing protein: MPRTSIAPQSTSSNGHLALDLKGLEAAKRSLDDGAVTPHFGPWREDIIKLLNDSLATELVCVMRYKRHHFTAVGLASPAIADEFLVHANEEMAHADKLAQRIVQLGGEPDFNPQTLAQRSHADYNGETDLKAMIRTNLIAERVAIEAYSQMIDLIGDKDPTTRRLIESILEQEQEHADELSDWLEK
- a CDS encoding transglycosylase domain-containing protein; amino-acid sequence: MRFSFHDLKLPEALRAAWHRLLGSRIGQRVAALPWWRRWPTRREWLLFAAALPLLFALYVLLLIPFTPGIRDIRKAKLEQPAQVMSADGRQIALFKRSNRQWVKLDEISPSVIKALIATEDHRFYEHHGMDWRRTLGSVVHTLRGDPQGGSTLTQQLARNLYPTEIGRAPTLNRKLKEAITAFKIEALYTKDEILETYLNTVPFLYNAFGIEMAARTYFDKPAARLTVLESATLVGMLKGTSYYNPVLNPDRALYRRNTVLSQMVKRGVLRQAEFDQLGKRPMRIDFERQEEPQGMAPHFAQQLRKWLIDWADRNDYNIYTDGLVVHTTIDSRLQTWANQAVARQTRTLQGVANGAWSQRDGWNAANPLVQQLVRESPAWRAARKQAAGKDREKASEEDTLKALLADKAFMRQLREDKTRVQAGLVALDPRSSEVLAWVGSRDFTQDAYDHVQQARRQPGSTFKPFVYGAALQQGASPDDKRVDGPVEIKLPGGEVWRPTDATPPTGREMTLRDALAYSKNTITAEVMQSVGPARVARLARALGVRQSPLDEVPALALGSSPVSLLEMVNAYASLAHGGRWLPPMMVTRIEDADGKVLAEFSPPKPERALDEEHAYALVDMLRAVVDKGTGMAVRQRYGIHADVAGKTGTTQGNADGWFILMHPGIVAGAWAGFNDARITLRSDRWGQGSRSALPMVGDFMSRALRSPVIDAKARFEPPEQNHWWSDMVGRLRDRMQGWWPDRQPPRPARATGHAGPRCDPGTRPRARTAPGPGPVTRRGNHRKHPALPAPNVPSPRARWAPRTSAQCRKPTPPCPAAKTPPQAPAW
- a CDS encoding tyrosine-protein phosphatase; the protein is MPTPAAAAAAASSPEPSRSIRLDGASNFRDLGGYAGLDGRRVRWRTLFRADHLAGLSLADLGVLQGLKLARSADFRGKMESAHLAYEWPGIARHALIVEPTVVQRASALIAAGNDLTAAHAEELMQDTYRSFVHDYAPRFAQLFQLLLDSQDPLVFHCTAGKDRTGWAAALLLTALGVDEDTVMQDYLLTNQLYQRPATTFAPMPAEVMDVLWRVQASYLAAATDMVRADFGGMEAYLRDALGIDSAARERLAALYLEA
- a CDS encoding DNA topoisomerase III produces the protein MTKTLVIAEKPSVAQDIVRALTPVAGKFDKHDEYFESEHYVVTSAVGHLVEIQAPEEFDVKRGKWSFANLPVIPPYFDLKPVDKTKGRLNAVVKLARRKDVTELINACDAGREGELIFRLIEQYAAGAKPDGKGLGKPVKRLWLQSMTPQAIRDGFQNLRSDAQMQGLASAARSRSEADWLVGINGTRAMTAFNSRDGGFFLTTVGRVQTPTLSLVVEREEKIRKFVSRDYWEVHAAFDAQAGQYLGKWFDPQWKKSEDAEARADRIWNQRDAQAIADSVRGKPAQVTEESKPTSQASPLLFDLTSLQREANGKFGFSAKTTLALAQSLYERHKALTYPRTDSRALPEDYLPVAQQTFAMLATSGMRHLAPFAQQALDEHYVRPTKRIFDNSKVSDHFAIIPTTQAPSGLSEAEQKLYDLVVRRFMAVFFPSAEYQVTTRISKVEQHSFKTEGKVLVKPGWLAIYGKEAANEVEGGKDGDKGQPLVAVQPGEQPRAGQVDPKGLKTKPPARYSEATLLGAMESAGKQVEDDELREAMQEKGLGTPATRAAIIEGLLTEKYMLREGRELIPTAKAFQLMTLLRGLGVEELSRADLTGEWEYKLAQMEKGQLSRDAFMQQIQSMTEKLVKKAKEYDRDTVPGDYATLSTPCPNCGGVVKENYRRYGCTGSDGQGAGCGFSFTKSPAGRTFETAEAEQLLRDRRLGPLEGFRSKAGWPFVAEVAIVRDEEAGNYKLEFDFGDDAASEETGELVDFASQQPLGPCPKCGAPVYEHGSNYVCAKAVPTLAQATPSCDFKSGQIILQQPIEREQMHKLLQTGKTDLLDKFVSNRTRRSFKAFLVWDGAAGKVNFEFEQRDSKYPPRKTAAARSAPAKKAPAAKKAATKTAAKTATKTARKPAAGTLQPSAALAAVIGEGTVARTEVVKKLWDYVKAQNLQDPKDKRVIRADDKLRPVFGKDSVNMFELAGIVGKHLA